The DNA region TCGGCCATGAAGGGCCTGTGCCAGGGGAGTTGCGGTCTCCGGGGTAAGAAAGCCCCGGCATTCACACTGTCTCATGTTGAACGAATCAGACGGGCGCAGTCGGCACAGTGGCATTTGGGCCAGGCTCCGATCAACGAAATCGGAACTCCTGGCGCCGTCGCCGCGTGCGGCGGCCGATGGGCACGACGAGGACGGGGATCAGACGGAACGCCAATCCCCGCCGCAAACCGCGAGCCACCAGCCACCAGACAGGGAGGTGTGATCGCCTCAGTGGTCGTCAGGCGCCGGCGTGCGCGCTCCAGTGACCTTCCAGGATCTCGGCGACCTCTGCGGGCCGCTGGAGCGGCGGCCAGTGGTTGCAGTCCATCTCGACCACCTCGGAGGCGTGCAGGGAGGCGCCGAGCTTGCGCCCGAACTCGATCTGGCACGCGGGGTCGAGTGCTCCCCAGAAGACCAGACAGTGCGCCGATACGGCAGACAGTCCCGGTTCCCACTCCGCTCCCATGGTGACCGCGGAGCGGTACAGCTTGAGGATGGAGTCCTTCATCGGCTCGTCCACGCGGCTCGCCATGTCCTTGGCCGGCCCGATGGGTACGTCGAAGCCGGCCGCCAGGTCCTCGGCGAACGGCTCCGCACGCAGTTCGCGCATGAAGCGGTTGCCCTCGACCTGGTCCTGCCAGATCTTGGCCAACGGGTGCCACACGTAGCCGGAGTTGACCGGCCCGTTGCCTCCGGCCCAGGTGCGGACCAGATCGGGGCGCAGATAGGCGACGCGGAGGGTGAGAATGCAGCCCCAGTCGTGACCGACCAGGTCCACCGGCTCACCGACCCGTTCCAGTCGTTGGATCAGCCAGTCGACGTACTCCTCCTTGGAGGAGCCGAAACCGTTCGGGCGCGCGGCGCCGAACCCGGGCAGGTCCCAGGCTTCCACATCGGTCCTGCTCAGGTGCTGTCGCACACCGTCCCATACGTGATGTGTGTCAGACACGCCGTGGATGAGGATGGCAGGCATGAGTGATTCCTTCTTCAAGAGACGGACTGCGCCTCGCGGGTGGAAGAGGTTTCACATCTTGTCACACCGTGTTTTTGCGGTGCCGCCCTCCAGCGGTCCGCAGGACCGCACATCGGCTGCTGAAGTACGGGCGGGGCTCTCCCCGTAGGCCCAGGCCGATGTCACATGATCCCCGTCTGGCCGGTCTGCTCTGCAAAGAACGCTACGGCCACGCGGTGGTGGGGCGTGGCAGGGTGCAGGAGGAAAGGACGCCTCATGGGGCACACCGGTGACACAGTGCCGATCGCTGATCTGCTCGACGAACGGCGGCACCTGCTGGACGTCGCCTCCTGGATGCTGGGCACCGGTCCCGAGGCCGAGGACGCCGTCACCCATGCCTACCAGCGGTGGTACGGCCTGACCGACGCCCAGCGGACGAACATCGCCGAACCGCGCACCTGGCTGACCAGAACCACGGGCACCATTTGCCTGGCCCGACTGCCCCTGCAGAGAGGCTCGTCCGCGGTCGCGGGTGAAGCCGCCACCGAGATCGACCGGGCGCTGACGGAAGAGATCAGCGACGTCCTGCTCGACGCGCTGAACACGCTGTCGCCGGCCGAACGGGCCGTGTTCGTCCTCGACGACGTCTTCGCCGTGCCGCCGCAAACGGTCACGATCGTGGGACAGCCAGCCGACGCAAGCGCCGAACTCGCCGATTACGCCCGCCACAGCCTGCGCGGGCCCCGGGTACGTGCCACGACGCCCCCACAGCACGACCGGATCGTCCATGCCGTCCGGGGGGCCTGCGCCACTCTCGACGCCGCGCGTCTGGACTCCCTGCTCGCCCCCGACGTCAGCGCGTTCTTCGACGGTGGCGGCAAGGTCCGCGCCCTCCCCCGACCAGTGCACGGCAGCCGGCACGTGGGCCGCGCCCTGCTGACCCTCCTCGCCCCGCGCCCTCACATCACCCTGCACCTGCGTCCGGCCAACGGCCGCACCGCGATCGTCGTGCGCCACCGCGACCAGGTCGCCGCCGTCATCAGCTTCGACATCGCCCGGCATCTGGTCACCCGCGTGTGGGCCGTTCTCAACCCGGACAAGCTGCGTTCCTGGAACTGCGGCCCCGCTGCGGCCGTCGAACGCGGCGCACAAGACGGTTGATCCGCCGATGACGCACGCGCCCGTTGCGCTTTGCCATGACAGTGGCAACAATCGGTGTACAAGTTCTTCACCATCCATTACTGCATCTTCATCACAGCGTCGGCCGAGATCCGAACGCATCGTTCCGGCGCATCGCAGCTGGACGGGGGCGCGGCACGTGAGTCGAGGATGAGAGGGAAAAATGGTTTCGGCATCGCGCACGGCACGCACCATCGAGAGCACCGCTGAAAGCCTCCAAGGGGATCTTGACCGCCTGGAGTTGCAGAAACGGTCGCTGGAGAGAGAACTTGCCGCCGTCGCCGACCATCTCGAAACCGTGCGCCGAGCCGTGTACGCCCTGGAAAGCGTGATGACAGGCCCGGCGGACACGGCGCCCGCAGCGGAACCCGTCGACCGGAACCGGCGCTCTGCGCCGCCGTCGACACGGACAAAGGCGGGCTCGGGCACGGGCCGTGCAGCTCCTGTCGGTTCCTCTGCCGACACCCCGGCGGCCTCGCGGCCGCCCGGGCGCGATGAGAAGGCCGGGAAGCGGGCTTCTCGTTCGAAGGACACCTCCCGCTCGAAGAACGACGCGGATCGCACGTACGGCAAGCTGACCGAACAGACCCTCGACTACCTTTCACAGGTCGGTGACACTGATGTGCGCGCCCGCGACGTGGCAACAGCGCTGGGCCGCGCCACCGACAGCGGGAGCATCAACGCCATCCGCAGCACGCTCGACCGTCTTGTCGGCACGTTCAGGGTCCAGCGCACCGGCCGGGGCCTCTACCGTGCCCAGCAGCCCTGAGCGACAGAGCGAAAGGCCAGGCCATAGCCCCGGACGCCGTTTCGCGGGGGATCGAAGGCGTCCGGGCCACGGCACCCGCCCGGTTCTGTGCAGCGGGTGCGACAGCGTTCCCGACGTCTTCGTGGAGTGTGCGCTCGACGCCTGAAACACTTTATTCACCCTACCGCACTTTGACACGCTCAATGGCACTGTTGGTTCCGGGAAGTGATGCGATCCATAACAGTGTCATCAACAGTGACAAATTCTCTTGGAGCCCAGCCACCGCGCACGAATCATCGGACGACGTGAAGCACTCGTATCAGTCCTCGCCGCTTTCTCCCGGCGCTCATGCGCTCACCGTCCCCCACGGTCTCGCCCACATCGAACAGCGCTACCACGTCGCCGGTTCGGGCCCCGTGTGCATCGCTCATTCAGGCGGGCCGGGCATCGGCTGGGAGTACCTCCGGATACCTGAGCTGGAAGAGCCTCGCCTGCTCGAACGCCCCGGACCCCTGGCAGGGTTTCGCCGAC from Streptomyces sp. NBC_00258 includes:
- a CDS encoding alpha/beta fold hydrolase: MPAILIHGVSDTHHVWDGVRQHLSRTDVEAWDLPGFGAARPNGFGSSKEEYVDWLIQRLERVGEPVDLVGHDWGCILTLRVAYLRPDLVRTWAGGNGPVNSGYVWHPLAKIWQDQVEGNRFMRELRAEPFAEDLAAGFDVPIGPAKDMASRVDEPMKDSILKLYRSAVTMGAEWEPGLSAVSAHCLVFWGALDPACQIEFGRKLGASLHASEVVEMDCNHWPPLQRPAEVAEILEGHWSAHAGA
- a CDS encoding RNA polymerase subunit sigma is translated as MGHTGDTVPIADLLDERRHLLDVASWMLGTGPEAEDAVTHAYQRWYGLTDAQRTNIAEPRTWLTRTTGTICLARLPLQRGSSAVAGEAATEIDRALTEEISDVLLDALNTLSPAERAVFVLDDVFAVPPQTVTIVGQPADASAELADYARHSLRGPRVRATTPPQHDRIVHAVRGACATLDAARLDSLLAPDVSAFFDGGGKVRALPRPVHGSRHVGRALLTLLAPRPHITLHLRPANGRTAIVVRHRDQVAAVISFDIARHLVTRVWAVLNPDKLRSWNCGPAAAVERGAQDG